One window of Medicago truncatula cultivar Jemalong A17 chromosome 2, MtrunA17r5.0-ANR, whole genome shotgun sequence genomic DNA carries:
- the LOC25486186 gene encoding cytochrome P450 716A67 produces the protein MEASLAIYYGIILITVTLGLVYTWRVLNWIWLKPKRLEKLLREQGCNGNSYRLVLGDLKDSYKMGKKAKSKPMELSDDIIPRVIPYIQQLVQIYGKNPFIWSGTTPRLILTEPELIKDVLNRTSELQKPKYEIFKFLFSGLIIHEGEKWRKHRRLMNAAFQLEKLKIMAPSFLTSCIDMISKWESTLSSDGSGEIDIWPSLQNLTSDVISRNAFGSSYEEGKRIFDLQREQGELVMKNLVKSLIPLWRFIPTATQRRMHEIEKDIDSSLRYIINKREKAMKAGEATENDLLGLLLESNHQEIRDHGNNKNMGMSLEDVVGECKLFYLAGQESTSTMLVWTMILLSRYPDWQERAREEVLQIFGNKKPDYEGLNKLKILPMILYEVLRLYPPAFGVTRYVGKDIKFGNMEVPAGVEVFLPIILLQHNNELWGDDAKMFNPERFAEGISKATNGRFIYFPFGGGPRVCMGQNFSLLEAKMAVSMILQNFYFELSPTYAHTPNLVMTIQPEKGAHVILRKVKA, from the exons TATTATGGCATAATTCTCATCACTGTAACACTTGGTTTAGTATACACATGGAGAGTACTGAATTGGATTTGGTTGAAGCCAAAGAGGCTAGAGAAGCTCTTACGAGAACAAGGATGTAATGGAAATTCTTATAGACTTGTGCTTGGGGACTTGAAGGATTCATATAAGATGGGAAAGAAAGCCAAATCCAAACCCATGGAACTGTCGGATGATATAATCCCTCGTGTCATTCCCTACATTCAACAACTTGTTCAAATTTACG GGAAGAATCCTTTCATTTGGTCTGGAACAACACCAAGGCTGATTCTCACAGAACCAGAGCTAATAAAAGATGTCTTAAACAGAACTTCTGAATTACAAAAGCCAAAATATGAGATTTTCAAATTTCTATTTAGTGGTCTTATAATTCACGAGGGAGAAAAGTGGAGAAAGCATAGAAGGTTAATGAACGCTGCTTTCCAGTTAGAAAAATTGAag ATCATGGCACCAAGTTTCCTCACAAGTTGCATTGATATGATTAGCAAATGGGAGTCAACGTTGTCATCAGATGGATCAGGTGAAATAGACATATGGCCTTCCCTACAGAATTTGACAAGTGATGTTATTTCTCGAAACGCATTTGGAAGTAGTTacgaagaaggaaaaagaataTTTGATCTTCAAAGAGAGCAAGGTGAACTTGTTATGAAAAATCTAGTGAAATCTTTAATCCCTTTATGGAG GTTTATACCTACAGCTACTCAAAGGAGGATGcatgaaattgaaaaagatatagATTCTTCTCTTAGATATATAATTAACAAAAGAGAGAAAGCAATGAAGGCAGGTGAAGCAACTGAGAATGACTTGTTAGGTCTTCTTCTAGAGTCAAACCACCAAGAAATTAGAGATCATGGAAACAACAAGAATATGGGAATGAGTCTTGAAGATGTAGTGGGGGAATGCAAGTTATTCTACTTGGCAGGGCAAGAATCTACTTCAACTATGCTTGTTTGGACAATGATATTGTTGAGTAGGTACCCTGATTGGCAAGAACGTGCTAGGGAGGAAGTATTACAAATATTTGGCAACAAAAAACCAGACTATGAAGGACTAAATAAACTTAAGATT CTCCCTATGATTTTGTATGAGGTTCTAAGGTTGTATCCACCAGCATTTGGTGTTACTCGATATGTTGGCAAAGACATAAAGTTTGGAAACATGGAAGTACCTGCTGGAGTGGAAGTTTTCTTACCAATTATTTTGCTTCAACATAACAATGAACTATGGGGTGATGATGCAAAGATGTTCAATCCTGAGAGATTTGCTGAAGGAATTTCCAAAGCAACAAATGgtagatttatatattttccatTTGGAGGGGGTCCTAGAGTTTGCATGGGACAAAACTTTTCCCTATTGGAAGCAAAGATGGCAGTGTCaatgattttacaaaatttctattttgaaCTTTCTCCAACCTATGCTCATACTCCAAATTTAGTGATGACTATTCAGCCAGAAAAGGGTGCTCATGTTATTCTACGCAAAGTGAAAGCATAA